The DNA segment GACCGCGTACCGGCGCCAGAGGAGATCGCGGCGTGCTCCCACTGGCTTGAGCGCGAGTTCGAGCTGTTGCGGCCGAAACTCGTGCTGCCCGTGGGCAAGCTCGCGATCGCGCAGTTCCTGGGCGAGCGTCCGCTCGTGGAGACCATTGGTCGCAAGTTCCCGGTCGAGTACCGCGGTCACCTGGCGAACTGCATCCCGCTGCCCCATCCCTCCGGCGCCTCGACCTGGCATCGCACCGAGCCCGGGAAAACCCTGCTCGTCCAAGCGCTTGCGCTGCTCGCGAAGGAAATTCGGGAGTGAAAGTGAGCGCAGGAGTGAGAGTGAAAGTGAGCCTGAAGGTGGGGCGGAATGGCTGGGGAGAATTTGGCGTCGGGATGGCGATGGCGTTGAGGCGTGAGCATCGGCGTGAGCACTTTCACCCTCACTTTCACTCTCACTCGGCCGCGGCGGACAGCCGCGGCCTTCTTCGCTCTTGTTCTTGCGGGGGCTTCTGTGTTCGCTCCCGGCGACTTTCTCCACCGTGCTCACCGTGAAATCTCTGGCTAAACTCCTTTTTGGACTCTCGCTGACCATGCTCGCGGTGTCCCCGGCCTTCGCGCAGCGCGAGAAGCTGCCTCCGGAGGACCTGGAATACGTCGAACAGAATTGGCCCGACGCCAAGAAGACGACGACCGGGATCCGCTATGTGGTCATGCGCGGTGAAGGCCAGGGCGAGCCGGCGCGGCCGGGCGACAAGGTCAGCGTCAATTACGTCGGCCGGCTCCTGCGCGGAAAGATCTTCGACCAGAACAACAGCAAGGAGCGCCCGTTCATGGTGCGGGTGCGCCGCAACGAGGTGATCGAGGGCTGGGACCAGATCCTGCAGCTGATGCGGAAGGGCGACAAATGGCTCGTGATCATTCCGCCGGAACTTGCCTACGGCACCCGTGGCCAGCCGCCGGATATTCCGCGCGCGTCGACGCTGGTGTTCGAGATGGAGATTCTCGAGATCGAGCGCACCGCTTCCAACATCCCGCCCCCGCCGGAGCCCAAGCGGAAGCGGAAGGGTTGATCAATCGCGGCCGAGCGCGGCGACCCGCTTGCGCTGGGTCCAGATGCTGTCGGCCGTGTAGAGGGCCAGGCCGGCCCAGATGAAGCCGAAGCAGAGCACGCGTTCGTGCGGGAACGGCTCGTGGTACACCCACACGCCGAGCACGAACTGCACGCTCGGGGTGATGTATTGCAGCAGCCCAAGCGTCGACAGCCGTATCCGCCGCGCCCCATACGCGAACAGGATCAGCGGGACCGCGGTGATGACGCCCGCGCTGACCACGAGCAGGCTGCGGCCGAGGCCCACGCGCCCGAGCGCGCCGACGCCGGTGTGGTGCCACCACAGGAGCAGCGCGATGGCGAAAGGCGCCAGCAGCAGCGTCTCGACCGTCAGACCGGTGAGCGCGCCCAGCGGCGACTGCTTGCGCATGAGGCTGTAGCCGCCCCAGGTGGCGGCGAGCGCCAGCGCGATCCACGGCGGCCGGCCGAGCTGATACACCAGCAGCGCGACGCCGAACGCGGCGCAGGTGATGGAAATCCACTGCGCGCGGCGCAGGTGCTCGTGCAGGAGGAAGCGGCCGGTCGCGACATTGACTAGCGGCACCAGGAAGTAGCCGAGACTCGCCTCGACGACATGGCCGGTGTTCACGCCCCAGACATAAACCAGCCAGTTGCCGGTCAGGAGCGTCGCGCTGACGAAGTTGATGAGGAAGGCGCGCGGACCCGAAAGCGCGGCGCGCACGTCGCGCAAACCGCCCTGCAGCAGCACGAGACCGAGGACAAACACGAGCGACCAGACATGCCGGTGCGCGATGAGCTCGAGGGCGTTGATGTCCGCCAACTGCTTCCAGTACAGGGGCACGAGACCCCAGAGCAGGTAGCAGGCAATGGCGGCGAAGGCGCCGCGTGAGGCGGCGGGTGTGGGAGGTGCGGGAGGCACGGGATGAATCCGTGCGACCGGCCGGCTGGCGTCAATGCGCGGGCCGGCTGTGCCGGTGGTCGCGGCGGGCTGCTAAGCCCAGCCGGGGCGGGTTACTTGAGCTTGTCGGCGAAGCTGAACTTCTCGTGAAACTCCTGCCGGGCCTGCTGTTCGGCGGCGGCGCCGGTGACGCCCTGGGCGGCCAAGTCGCTCACCCGGCGGGCGATCCAGCGGTCCCGGAACTCGAGCTCGGTCTGCGTCGCGATGGCGGCATTCTCCTTCGGCTTCTTTCCCTTGGAGGATTTGCGGAAGAACATGCAGCCCGTGGAGGAGAGGACCGCGATCGTCAGCAGGCAGAGGATCAGGCGTTTGGTCATCGGTTGAAGCAAGTTAGGACCCATGCTCCGAACGGCGAGCGAAACTTTAGTTCCGTGGCGACGGACGGGACCCGGGAGACGAGCGGGGATGACGCGCGGGATTTTAGCGTGTTTTTGGTTTCGCGCTGCCTGGCGAAACGCGTTTGATCGACCCCCATGAGCGACGAGCCCGCGCCGATGCCATCGCTTCGCCTGAAGCCCCGCCTTCAATCGCAGCCGGACCCGGCCGCGGCCCCCTCCGAGCCCGCCGCGACGATTCCGCCGACCCCGCCTTCGCCGCCGCCCGTGGCAGAGCCGGTGGCAACGATTCCGCCGACCGTCGCCGACCCTGCGCCCCGCATTCGCCTGAAGCCGCGCTTGGTGGCAGAGACCGGTCCCGCGGCTGAGCCTGCCGCCGCCGCGCCATCCGCCCACGAGCCTCCTCCTCCCGCGACGATCCCGCCGACCGAGGTCGTTCCAGCAACGATTTCCCCCGCCGCGACGATTCCGCCCACGGCAACGATTCCACCCGTGGCGCCGGTACCGTCGGCGGCATCCAGTGTGCCGCCGCCCGTCCTTTTTCGTTCCGACCCGATTCCTCCGGTGCCCGCACCGACCCTCCCGCCCTCCGATGCCAATGCCGCCTCGACGCCCGGCGGCGATGAGTCGGCGGACGCGCCGAAATTCAAGCTCAAGCCCAAGGCGCCCGGCGTCACTCCGCCCCCCGCGGTCATCGGCGCGCTCCCGCCCGCGGTCATCCTGCCTCCTCCTCCGGCAGTGGCCGAGCCGATCCCTGCCGTCGTGCCGCCGCCGCCGCTGCCGAAGCCGGTGGTTGCCGGGCCGGGCAGTGAGGCGGGGAAGCCACCGAGTTTTCCGGTCGTCGCCCCGGCAGCCGGGGCGACGGCCCCCGCGCCGAAGCCAATTCCCCACATCAAGCTGAAGAAGCCGCAAGAGCTGATCGTTGACGCACCGCCTCCGGCCGCGCTCGCGCGCAGACCCACCCGCGCGAAACCGCCCCGGCTCAAGCTGATGCTCGGCCTTGGTGCCGGGGCGCTCGTCGTCGTGCTTGGCGCGATCGTTTGGTTCACCGTCTTCCCCGCAGATTCATTGCCAGCGGCCCGACCTGTGCCGGCGAAGGCCAAGCCCGCCCCTTCGCCCGCCCCGGCGACGAAATCACCGCCGTCGACGCCCGCCCCTGTGCCCGCGCCGACGCCGACGGCCTCGGCTCCGACACCTTCCGCGACGCTCAACGCCCTCGCTCACGCGCCAGCCCAGGCCGTCAACAGGGCGCAGGCGGTCGTCAACACGCAGGCGGGCCGCGCCCAGGGCACCAATGCCATCGTGACGAGTGACGCCCCGGTGCCGAGTCCGACCACCGTCGCACCCGCGGCCACGCCGCCTCCCGCGCCGGCCTCCACCGCTTCATCCGCGCCCGCCGCGTCCACCAAGCGGCCCGCGACGGTCACAAACGTCACGCCGACGGTGACCGAACTCGGAGAGGGCGTGTCCGCCTCGCGTCCAGGGGAAGTGAGCGGGGCGAATGCGGCCTTCCGCACTTTTGTGGCCAACGCCCGCGTGTCCGGGGTGATTGGCGGCTCGTCGCCGAAGGCCCTCATCAACGGCAAGCTCGTGCGCGTCGGCGAGACCGTCGACGCCGGTCTCGGCATCATCTTCGACGGCGTCCGCGACAATCAGCTCATCTTCAAGGATCGCTCCGGTGCGACGCTCGCGCGCCGGTACTGAAGGCGTGGGTGGAGCGGCGGCGCACCTGGGCGCGGTGATGCCGAGCGGATCACCGCGCGCGCGGTGTCGGCAGCTCAACGGCCCTGGAACGCGGCGCGAATGGCGCCGATGACTTCCTTGTCCGTGAGGATGCCGAGCACGCCGTTCACGACGAACTGGATGCCGATGCACAGGATCAGGAAGCCCATGATCTTCGAGAGCGCCTGCATCCCGTTCACGCCGACGATCTTCACGACGCGGTCGGCGAGCCGGAGCGTGATGTAGGAAATGATCGCGACGATCACGATCCCGAGGATGATCGCGACGTAGTCGGTCCACGCGGTGGCGAGCGAGGTGAAGCCGATGGTCATGGCGATCGAGCCGGGGCCGGCGAACAGCGGCATCGCGAGGGGCGAGAACGAGACGTCACGTTTCGCCTTCGCCTCGTCGCGGGCGTCGTTGGTGAGGTCACCGCCGGGGCCCATCAGCAGGCCGGAGCCGATGCCTGCAACCAGCAGGCCGCCGGCGATGCGCAGGCCCGGAATGGAGATGCCGAAGAAGCCCATGATGAACGTGCCGCCAACCAGGAAAGCCACGAGGATGGCGACCATGTAGAGGCACGCCGCGCGGAGCTGCTGGTGCCGCCGTTGCGGCGTGTCGCCTTCCGTGATCGCCAGGAACGTGGGGGCAGAGGCGAGCGGGTTGATCAGCGGAAGCAGGGCGATGACGGTGCCCAGGGTGAGTTCCCAAAAGTGGCGGAAGTTCTGCATACGCGGAGAGAACGGCGAAGCGAAGCGGCAGCGTACCCGGCCAAAGGATCCGAGTGGACACCAATTTCAAACCGCGGGCGGCTTTGCTGCTTTTGGGGGATGGGCGACTCCGGGGCGGCCGACCATCAGCGGCCAGGGCGAAGCCAGCCGCTGCAACGCGACCAGGAGGCGCTCGGAAGGAGCCGGAGGGGACGAGCGGTGCAATTATTATCGACGTCGCATCAACGACTAACGGGATAATGTCCAGATACTCCGAATAATGTCCGGATACTCCGCGATAATGTCCGGATACTCGCCCGGTCGCCGAACTGCGGGCTGGGGCAGCATGCGCTGGCTTCCGACTCCCGGGGGAAGGCAGCGGCCGGCTCGGCGCTACCAGAGCTCGACCGGGCCCTTGGGGACGGGGATGGCGTCGCGTTCGCCATCTTCGCTCTCCGGGCGCATGAATGACGCTACGAGCGGGGCGGGCGCATAGCGCACGTCGAGCCGGCCGCTGGCGTCGCAAAACTGGGCGCGCCACTCGAGGTACTCGGCGATGGCGGCCTCGAAGTCCGCGCGCGAGGTGATGGTGATGATCCGGCGCTTGAAGGGTTTCGCCGGGCCGAAGCGCTTGGCGTACCACGGGGCCACCCGGCGGAACAGCCGGGCGCCATGTTCCTCGCCGTAGAACTCCACGTAACGTTCGAAGTGGCGCCGGAGGACGTGGATGCGCTCGGCGAACTCCGGTTCGGGCAACAGTTCGCCCGTCGTGAGGAGGCGGTGGGTACGCCGGAAGATCCACGGGTCGTAGAAGGCGCCGCGGCCGATGCTCACGCCGGCGCAGCCGGTCTGGGTGATCATCTCGCGCGCGGCCTCGGGCGTGGTGACGTCACCGTTGCCGATCACCGGGATGTGGCGCGCGGCGGCGACGACCTGCCGAATGCCCGCGAGATTCACGCGGCCGGAGAAACCCTGCGCCCGCGTGCGGCCGTGCACGAACACCGCGGCGATGCCGGCGTTCTCGAGCACGCGGACGAGGTCCGGCGCGGTGAGGTTCTGGTCGTCCCAGCCGAGCCGCATCTTGGCGGTCACGGGAATCTTCACCGCCGCGACCATGCCGCGCACGAGGGCCGCGGTCTTGTCGAGTTCGGTCATCATGGCCGAGCCGCCGCCGACGCGGACGACTTTTGGGACGGGGCAGCCCATGTTGATGTCGACCGACTGGGCGCCGAGTTCCTGGCAGATGATGGCGGCATCGCGCATCTCCTCGGGCACGCCGCCGAAGAGCTGGATCGCGAGCGGCTGGTCCTGGGGCGCGGTGGCGACGAGGCGCATGGCGCCGCGGTTGCGCTCGATGAGCGAGCGGGCGTTGACGAGATCAGTGGTGGCCCAGCCGAGCCCGCCGAGTTCGCGCACGGTCAACCGCATCGGCAGGTTGGTGTAACCAGCCAGTGGAGACAGGAACAGGTTCGAGGAGAGCTCGTAGGGCCCCAGGCGCATCGGGCCGAAGGTCGGGCATCGCTGCGCCGACGTCCAATCCGATTTCGGCGCGGCGCGGTGCTGCGTCCGGGCGGCGGATAAGGGTGGTGGTCGCGTCCCCGCGGACGGGCGGCGTCAGCCGCGGAGCCCCTGCTTCATCCGCCGTAGCGCTTCAGCGAGGACCGAGCGCGGGCAGCCGAAATTCAGGCGCAGGTGGGAGCCGCGCGGGGCACCGAAGAAGGCGCCGTCGCTGAGGCCGACGCCGTGCTGCTCGAAATGGGCGACCGGGTCCGGCAGGCCGAGTGCGCTCACGTTGAGCCAGGCGAGGTAGGTGGCCTCGATGGGGGCATCGACGCGGATCGCAGGCATTTCGCGGGCGAGAAACTCGAGGAGAAAATCACGGTTGCCGCGCAGCGTGGCGAGGAGGGCCTGCCGCCACGGTTCGCAATGGCTGTACGCCGCCTCGCAGGCCGTGAAGCCGAGCGTGGTGACCTCGGCCACGATCCCGGCGGTGGCGCGGACGAACTGCGCGCGGAGCGCTGAGTCGGGGATGACGGCGAAGGAGGTGCCGAGTCCCGGCACGTTGTACGTCTTGCTCGGCGCCATCAGCGTGATGGTGCGCGCGGCAATGTCGGCGCCCAGCGATGCGGTCGGCACGTGGGGCAACTGGGGGTCGAGAATCAGATCGCAGTGAATCTCGTCCGAGCAGAGCACCAGGTTGTGCCGCGCGCAGAAGTCGGCGAGCCGGAGGAGTTCGTCCCGCCGCCAGACCCGGGCGAGCGGGTTGTGCGGGTTGCAGAGGAAGAAGAGCTTCGTGCGCGGCGTGACGGCGGCCTCGAGCTGCTCCCAGTCGATCTCCCAGCGGCTGGTGCGGCCGGCCCAGGGGACGGTCACGGAGACGCGCCCGCTGTTCTTGGGCGCGGTCATGAACGGAGGGTATACGGGGCTCAGCGAGAGCACCTCGTCGCCCGGGGCGGCAAAGGCCTGGGCGGTGACGTTCAGGCCGACCACGAGTCCGGGCAGCCACACGAGCCACGCCGGGTCGATCGCCCAGCCGTAGCGTTGCGCGAGCCCCTGCACGACCGCGGTCACCGTGGAGTCCGTGGGGCGCGCGTACCCGAAGACGCCGTGGTCCACGCGCCGGTGCAGGGCCTCGAGGATCGCGGGCGGCGAGACAAAGTCCATGTCCGCCACCCACATCGGCAGGACGTCACGCCCCGCGTACTTCTGCCACTTCTGTGAATCAGTGCCGTGCCGGTTGATCGGCGTCTCGAAATCGAAAGTCATGCGGTGGGTCGTCCAGTGAACCAACATTCGCGCCCAGGGCACGGAGTTTTTTGGCCTGGCGCGTCATCGCCGCCAGTGCTGGGAAATTCTTGCGCGGTGTGACGGCGCGGTGGGGCGTTTTTTCCCAGGGGCCGGGTGGGGTCATGTCGCCAAGTTGCGGTGGCAGCGCGGGTTGGCGCGCGCGCGGCGCTGGTCCGCGGCATGCAATCACGGGGGCATTCATCGCAACCAAAAGGAGAACACCACCATGAGACTCATCCGTTACACCTATCCCAACTACCGCAGCCTGGCTCCTTCCTACAGCGGGCTGGGCCGCTCGCCCTGGTCCGGTCTCGAGACCGAGATGGACCGGCTCTTCGAAACCGCGCTGCGCGACTTCGGAGGCGTCGTGAACAACGACCAGTTCCCGGTCGATCTTTTTGAAGATGCCGACCACGCGTACGTCCGGGCGGAGCTGCCCGGTCTGAGTCGCGACGACATCAATGTCGAGATGGCCGAGGGCAATCTGACGATTTCCGGCAAGCGCAAGTCCGAAGGCCCGGAGGGCGAGGAGACCTTTTCGTTCAGCCGCTCCGTCCGCCTGCCCGACGAGGTCGATTCCGGCAAGGTCAGCGCCAGCTACGAGCACGGCGTCCTGACCGTCACGCTGCCGAAGCGTGAGGAAGCCAAGCCGAAGAAGATCACGGTGTCCGTGAAGTAAACCGGCGCCGCATCATCCCACCCGAATCTCACAACCTGAACCTCACTTCATCATGTCTCTTCTCAACACTCTGATTCCCTCCCTCTCCCGTTCGCCTGCTTCGCGGCCGAGCGAGAACTCCACCAGCGAGCCGACGATCCGGCCGGCCTATGAGATCAAGGAAAACCCCGACGCGTACGGGCTGACCGTGTACCTGCCGGGCGTGACCAAGGAGAACCTCGAGATCACGGCCGAGGAAGGCCAGCTCCGGGTCCTGGGCCGGCGCGCCTGGAAGCGTCCGGAGGCTTGGTCGGTCGTGTACCGCGAGAGCACGGACGCTCCGTTCGAGCTGGTGCTCACGCACGACAACCTGATCGATCCCGACAAGATCGTGGCTGAGCTGAAGGATGGCATCCTGCGCGTTTCCCTGCCGAAGCACGAAGCGTTGAAGCCGCGCAAGATCACCATCGCCTGATTCTGACTCCCGCGCGGAGTCCGTCACTCCAACCGCCGGACCTTTCGGGTCCGGCGTTTTCTTTTGGCGTGGGTACGTGAGCGCGTCGCCGCCGGCGGGGGCTCAGTTGTGGTCGTCGCCCTTCGGCGTGACCACCGGAGTCTTGTCGGCGCCCGCCGCCGGGATGAGCAGGCTCATCAGAATCGAAGTGGCCAGGACGCAGCCGATGACGGCGAGGGAGGTGCCAGTGGTGATATGGAACCAGTGTTCGCCGAGCATCTTCACGCCGATGAAGCAGAGGATTACGGCGAGGCCGATCTTCAGGAAGCGAAAGAGCTTCATGATGCCGTTGAGGGCGAAGTAGAGCGACCGGAGTCCGAGGATCGCGAAGATGTTCGAGGTCAGCGCGACGAAGCTGTTCTTGGTGATCGCCAGCACGGCCGGCAGGGAATCGAGCGCGAAGACCACGTCGGTGGTCTCGATGACGATCAGGACGATGAACAGCAGGGTGGCCACCCAGCGGCCATTCTCGCGGACGAAGAAATGCGAGCCGTGGAAGCGGTCGCTGACGGGGAAGTGGCGGCGGAAGAACCGGACGGCGATGTTGTGGGAGGGATCGACCTCCTCATCCTTGCCGGGCAGGGCGAGCTTGATGCCGGTGTAGATCAGGAACGCGCCGAAGATGTAGAGGATCCAGTGGAAGCGGGAGATGATGCCGACGCCGATCAGGATGAACGCGGCGCGCATGACCACGGCGCCGATAATGCCCCAGAAGAGCACCCGATGCTGGTATCTCGGTTCCACGCCGAAGAACGAGAACACCACGATGAAGACGAAGACGTTGTCGACGCTCAGGCAGAGCTCGACGAGGTAGGCAGCCAGATATTGTTGGCCGAGCTCCGCGCCTTCGGTCCACCAGACGAGTCCGCCGAAACTGACGGCGAGGGTGGCCCAGACGCCGCACCAGATCAGGGCTTCGCGCATCTTCACCTCGTGGGCGTTGCGCTGGAAGACACCCAGATCGAGCGCCAGCATGAGCGTGATCAGCACAAAGAAACCAACCCACGCCCACCAGGGCATGGTCGAAATCACAGCTAGGGCGGTAGACATGGGGGCGGGAGTGTGGTCACCGTCATGCGGCGCGCCAAGTCGGTAACGTTCCGAAAATCATCGGCGTTTCCATCCTGCCGGTCTGGGCGCGCCTCGATGGGGGCCAACGGCCCCGGAGGGATGGGACCGGGGCCAGCCCGCCGCCTCCGGCTTTGACAAC comes from the Opitutus sp. ER46 genome and includes:
- a CDS encoding Hsp20/alpha crystallin family protein; this translates as MRLIRYTYPNYRSLAPSYSGLGRSPWSGLETEMDRLFETALRDFGGVVNNDQFPVDLFEDADHAYVRAELPGLSRDDINVEMAEGNLTISGKRKSEGPEGEETFSFSRSVRLPDEVDSGKVSASYEHGVLTVTLPKREEAKPKKITVSVK
- the rarD gene encoding EamA family transporter RarD → MPPAPPTPAASRGAFAAIACYLLWGLVPLYWKQLADINALELIAHRHVWSLVFVLGLVLLQGGLRDVRAALSGPRAFLINFVSATLLTGNWLVYVWGVNTGHVVEASLGYFLVPLVNVATGRFLLHEHLRRAQWISITCAAFGVALLVYQLGRPPWIALALAATWGGYSLMRKQSPLGALTGLTVETLLLAPFAIALLLWWHHTGVGALGRVGLGRSLLVVSAGVITAVPLILFAYGARRIRLSTLGLLQYITPSVQFVLGVWVYHEPFPHERVLCFGFIWAGLALYTADSIWTQRKRVAALGRD
- a CDS encoding Hsp20/alpha crystallin family protein, with amino-acid sequence MSLLNTLIPSLSRSPASRPSENSTSEPTIRPAYEIKENPDAYGLTVYLPGVTKENLEITAEEGQLRVLGRRAWKRPEAWSVVYRESTDAPFELVLTHDNLIDPDKIVAELKDGILRVSLPKHEALKPRKITIA
- a CDS encoding FKBP-type peptidyl-prolyl cis-trans isomerase, yielding MKSLAKLLFGLSLTMLAVSPAFAQREKLPPEDLEYVEQNWPDAKKTTTGIRYVVMRGEGQGEPARPGDKVSVNYVGRLLRGKIFDQNNSKERPFMVRVRRNEVIEGWDQILQLMRKGDKWLVIIPPELAYGTRGQPPDIPRASTLVFEMEILEIERTASNIPPPPEPKRKRKG
- a CDS encoding MarC family NAAT transporter; this translates as MQNFRHFWELTLGTVIALLPLINPLASAPTFLAITEGDTPQRRHQQLRAACLYMVAILVAFLVGGTFIMGFFGISIPGLRIAGGLLVAGIGSGLLMGPGGDLTNDARDEAKAKRDVSFSPLAMPLFAGPGSIAMTIGFTSLATAWTDYVAIILGIVIVAIISYITLRLADRVVKIVGVNGMQALSKIMGFLILCIGIQFVVNGVLGILTDKEVIGAIRAAFQGR
- a CDS encoding PatB family C-S lyase, encoding MTFDFETPINRHGTDSQKWQKYAGRDVLPMWVADMDFVSPPAILEALHRRVDHGVFGYARPTDSTVTAVVQGLAQRYGWAIDPAWLVWLPGLVVGLNVTAQAFAAPGDEVLSLSPVYPPFMTAPKNSGRVSVTVPWAGRTSRWEIDWEQLEAAVTPRTKLFFLCNPHNPLARVWRRDELLRLADFCARHNLVLCSDEIHCDLILDPQLPHVPTASLGADIAARTITLMAPSKTYNVPGLGTSFAVIPDSALRAQFVRATAGIVAEVTTLGFTACEAAYSHCEPWRQALLATLRGNRDFLLEFLAREMPAIRVDAPIEATYLAWLNVSALGLPDPVAHFEQHGVGLSDGAFFGAPRGSHLRLNFGCPRSVLAEALRRMKQGLRG
- the dusB gene encoding tRNA dihydrouridine synthase DusB; translation: MRLGPYELSSNLFLSPLAGYTNLPMRLTVRELGGLGWATTDLVNARSLIERNRGAMRLVATAPQDQPLAIQLFGGVPEEMRDAAIICQELGAQSVDINMGCPVPKVVRVGGGSAMMTELDKTAALVRGMVAAVKIPVTAKMRLGWDDQNLTAPDLVRVLENAGIAAVFVHGRTRAQGFSGRVNLAGIRQVVAAARHIPVIGNGDVTTPEAAREMITQTGCAGVSIGRGAFYDPWIFRRTHRLLTTGELLPEPEFAERIHVLRRHFERYVEFYGEEHGARLFRRVAPWYAKRFGPAKPFKRRIITITSRADFEAAIAEYLEWRAQFCDASGRLDVRYAPAPLVASFMRPESEDGERDAIPVPKGPVELW
- a CDS encoding uracil-DNA glycosylase family protein, which translates into the protein MPVSRSALERHFAALRACERCPRMVRPPVHGRPVASRVLLVGQAPGDKEPVLGRPFAWTAGKTLFKWFEAALGWTEDEARDRIYFAAVCRCFPGKRPEGGDRVPAPEEIAACSHWLEREFELLRPKLVLPVGKLAIAQFLGERPLVETIGRKFPVEYRGHLANCIPLPHPSGASTWHRTEPGKTLLVQALALLAKEIRE
- a CDS encoding TerC family protein, producing the protein MSTALAVISTMPWWAWVGFFVLITLMLALDLGVFQRNAHEVKMREALIWCGVWATLAVSFGGLVWWTEGAELGQQYLAAYLVELCLSVDNVFVFIVVFSFFGVEPRYQHRVLFWGIIGAVVMRAAFILIGVGIISRFHWILYIFGAFLIYTGIKLALPGKDEEVDPSHNIAVRFFRRHFPVSDRFHGSHFFVRENGRWVATLLFIVLIVIETTDVVFALDSLPAVLAITKNSFVALTSNIFAILGLRSLYFALNGIMKLFRFLKIGLAVILCFIGVKMLGEHWFHITTGTSLAVIGCVLATSILMSLLIPAAGADKTPVVTPKGDDHN